The Hyperthermus butylicus DSM 5456 genome includes a region encoding these proteins:
- a CDS encoding HAD-IC family P-type ATPase, with protein MISFILLGRFIEAKMKLRTGEAVRKLLELQPPTARLVKDGVEEEVPLDRINVGDLVAVKSGERIPVDGIVEEGHGYVDESMVTGEPVPVEKKRGEPVIAGTLLTTGYLRTHVTRVGNDTVLAQIIRLVRHAQAGKPPIQHIVDKTAGMFAWFVMGIATIVFIYWYFIAGLPLGKALVFLAAVLLVACPCAFRLSFTSSSCNGSWPCCETRCGNKEHRVYREGNQVDDGCLR; from the coding sequence ATAATCTCCTTCATACTCCTGGGCAGGTTCATTGAGGCAAAGATGAAGCTGCGTACAGGTGAAGCCGTACGAAAATTGCTCGAGCTGCAGCCTCCCACAGCGAGACTTGTAAAGGATGGAGTCGAAGAGGAAGTACCATTAGACCGTATCAATGTTGGAGACCTTGTCGCTGTGAAGTCTGGTGAACGAATACCAGTTGATGGTATCGTCGAGGAAGGCCACGGCTATGTTGACGAGTCGATGGTGACCGGTGAACCCGTACCAGTGGAAAAGAAGCGAGGAGAACCCGTAATAGCCGGCACATTGCTAACAACGGGCTACCTTCGCACCCATGTAACACGCGTAGGTAATGATACAGTACTCGCTCAGATAATTCGGCTTGTAAGGCATGCACAAGCAGGCAAGCCCCCGATACAACACATCGTTGACAAAACTGCTGGTATGTTTGCATGGTTTGTCATGGGAATTGCTACAATCGTGTTCATCTACTGGTATTTCATAGCAGGACTGCCGCTCGGAAAGGCGCTTGTCTTCCTTGCTGCTGTGTTACTCGTTGCTTGTCCTTGCGCTTTTAGGCTTAGCTTCACCTCTAGCAGTTGTAACGGGAGTTGGCCATGTTGCGAGACAAGGTGTGGTAATAAGGAACATCGAGTCTATAGAGAAGGCAACCAAGTTGACGATGGTTGTCTTCGATAA
- a CDS encoding heavy-metal-associated domain-containing protein, whose product MTDNPTTTRKNLRITVEEQRQVAMKLRVLGMHCANCVVTIEKALRKVKGVGKVSVNFATGEAIVEYDPSTTTLKDIVKIVREVGYDVYREEAVFIVENLSTPSDELTLENKLSKIPGVVDVRAFHVSKKVIRNLQSSDSYCGRN is encoded by the coding sequence ATGACTGATAATCCTACCACCACGAGAAAGAACTTGAGGATCACCGTTGAAGAGCAAAGACAAGTAGCAATGAAGCTACGTGTACTCGGCATGCATTGTGCAAATTGCGTAGTAACCATTGAGAAAGCTTTGCGTAAGGTGAAAGGTGTTGGCAAAGTCTCAGTAAACTTCGCCACGGGGGAGGCCATAGTTGAATATGATCCATCAACTACAACTCTCAAGGACATAGTTAAAATTGTACGCGAGGTTGGCTACGATGTTTATCGTGAGGAGGCAGTGTTCATAGTTGAGAACCTAAGCACTCCTAGCGATGAACTCACACTGGAGAACAAATTGTCAAAGATACCGGGTGTTGTCGATGTTAGAGCTTTCCATGTCTCTAAGAAGGTTATTCGTAACCTACAATCCTCTGACAGTTACTGTGGACGAAATTAG